The Anopheles merus strain MAF chromosome 2L, AmerM5.1, whole genome shotgun sequence genome has a segment encoding these proteins:
- the LOC121593733 gene encoding 3-ketoacyl-CoA thiolase, mitochondrial: protein MAALTKGVFIVAAKRTAFGTFGGVFKNTNATQLQTVAAKAALDAAGLKPDQVDSVNIGQVLVLSSTDGAFLPRHVSLGCGIPIERPALGVNRLCGSGFQAVVNGAQDILVGAAHVSLTGGVDNMSQTPYTLRNSRFGIPLGTSPALEDALWTGLTDSYCKLPMALTAENLAEKHKVPREKVDEFAYRSQQLWKKANDEGVFKTEITPFKLKVKGKEVDFAVDEHPRPQTTLEGLNKLPSLFKKNGCVTAGTASGICDGAASVVVASEEALKKYNLTPLARLVAYSTVGVPPEIMGIGPVPAIQNVLKVAGLKMDDIDLFEINEAFGVQTLACAGELGLDINKLNLNGGAIALGHPLGASGSRITGHLVHELKRKNLKRAIGSACIGGGQGIALLLESV from the exons ATGGCAGCACTTACGAAGG GAGTTTTCATTGTGGCGGCCAAGCGTACCGCTTTCGGAACGTTCGGCGGAGTGTTCAAGAACACCAACGCAACGCAGCTGCAGACGGTTGCGGCCAAGGCGGCGTTGGATGCGGCCGGCCTTAAGCCCGATCAGGTCGATTCCGTCAACATTGGCCAGGTGCTGGTACTGTCCTCGACCGATGGTGCCTTCCTGCCGCGTCACGTCTCGCTCGGCTGTGGCATTCCGATCGAGCGACCGGCTCTCGGCGTGAACCGGCTGTGCGGTTCCGGCTTCCAGGCGGTGGTGAACGGAGCGCAGGACATCCTGGTCGGTGCTGCCCACGTTTCGCTTACGGGAGGAGTCGACAACATGTCCCAGACACCGTACACGCTGCGCAACAGTCGTTTCGGCATTCCGCTCGGCACTAGCCCGGCCCTGGAGGATGCCCTGTGG ACCGGCCTGACGGACTCGTACTGCAAGCTGCCGATGGCACTGACCGCCGAAAATCTGGCCGAAAAGCACAAGGTGCCGCGCGAAAAGGTGGACGAGTTTGCGTACCGGTCGCAGCAGCTCTGGAAGAAGGCGAACGACGAGGGAGTGTTCAAGACGGAAATCACCCCGTTCAAGCTGAAGGTGAAGGGCAAGGAGGTTGACTTTGCCGTCGATGAGCATCCGCGCCCCCAGACCACGCTCGAGGGACTGAACAAGTTGCCGTCCCTGTTCAAGAAGAATGGTTGCGTCACTGCCGGCACTGCTTCG GGTATCTGCGATGGTGCCGCGTCGGTGGTGGTCGCTTCGGAGGAAGCGCTCAAGAAGTACAACCTGACCCCGCTGGCACGATTGGTGGCGTACAGCACGGTGGGTGTGCCGCCGGAGATTATGGGCATCGGACCGGTGCCCGCGATCCAGAACGTGCTGAAGGTGGCCGGACTGAAGATGGACGATATTGATCTGTTCGAGATTAATGAAGCGTTCGGTGTGCAGACGCTGGCCTGCGCCGGCGAGCTCGGACTGGACATCAACAAGCTCAACCTGAACGGTGGTGCAATCGCGCTCGGCCATCCGCTCGGTGCGTCCGGATCGCGCATCACTGGCCACCTGGTGCATGAGCTGAA ACGCAAGAACCTCAAGCGTGCCATCGGATCGGCCTGCATTGGAGGAGGACAGGGtattgcgctgctgctggagtcGGTCTAG
- the LOC121593604 gene encoding peroxisomal targeting signal 1 receptor encodes MSFKELVEPECGGANPLMNLGRQVRKDVALQDEGLAGGRSSFAGGDRELVNEFMGQIAPVPQTFRMNELLQEMREIDAQNHRQQQIVGAGRSIEFAPGDAAWADQFRGEMMVESKLSSVWSQSNMAPIQTNTAHPLQRPANQEFLNSYERNQMPSVRMAANEMMYQSMAGQQMMGNPNLQQSQFVRFMNNVSTGNVLINDGQVSSSVWENRFDELEASSSKGKQEQQEQKVQEQAQKPEDDWAKAFEAEKQEQDEASDSYNKQFWERLQDEWRTLAEGEGKHPWLSEFNDFYDPFKEYKFDEENPMADVENAFEKGKAFLAQGDIPSAVLCFESAVKQDPENPEIWEQLGFAQAENEKDPNAIAAFNKALSFNPNNMPVLMALAISYTNEVLQNQALRMLIRWMKCNPKYEQLVPPEMLQAQESPVASSFMGGPKLQDVQELFIKAVQQSPTEIDADIQEALGVLFNLSSEYDKAVDCFQAVLQVRPDSSKAWNRLGASLANGNRSLEAVTAYQRALDIQPGFIRARFNVGIICVNLKAYKEAAEHLLTALNLQATSATRSGLKVNSMSQQMSSAIWTLLRMVLSLMSRQDLHTAIDNRDLEVLNREFPMSND; translated from the exons ATGTCGTTCAAAGAGCTGGTAGAGCCGGAATGTGGCGGAGCGAATCCGCTGATGAACCTGGGCCGGCAGGTGCGGAAGGACGTGGCGCTGCAGGATGAAGGGTTGGCCGGCGGTCGAAGCTCCTTTGCCGGTGGCGACCGTGAGCTGGTGAACGAGTTCATGGGCCAGATCGCACCGGTACCGCAAACCTTCCGCATGAACGAGCTGCTTCAGGAGATGCGGGAAATCGATGCCCAAaaccaccggcagcagcagatcgTTGGTGCGGGCCGTTCGATCGAGTTTGCGCCCGGAGATGCCGCTTGGGCGGATCAGTTTCGAGGCGAAATGATGGTGGAAAGCAAACTGTCGAGC GTTTGGTCGCAATCCAACATGGCACCGATTCAGACCAATACCGCACACCCGTTACAGCGCCCGGCCAACCAGGAGTTTCTCAATTCGTACGAAAGAAATCAAATGCCCTCGGTGCGAATGGCGGCCAATGAAATGATGTACCAGTCCATGGCGGGACAGCAAATGATGGGCAATCCAAACTTACAGCAGAGTCAG TTTGTGCGATTTATGAACAACGTCAGTACGGGGAACGTACTAATTAACGACGGCCAAGTGTCCAGCAGCGTGTGGGAGAACCGGTTCGATGAACTCGAGGCAAGCTCATCGAAGGGCAAGCAGGAGCAGCAAGAGCAAAAGGTGCAAGAGCAAGCACAGAAGCCGGAGGACGATTGGGCCAAGGCGTTCGAGGCGGAAAAGCAGGAGCAGGACGAAGCGTCCGACTCCTACAACAAGCAGTTCTGGGAGCGCCTGCAGGACGAGTGGCGTACGCTGGCGGAGGGCGAGGGCAAGCATCCGTGGCTGTCCGAGTTTAACGACTTTTACGATCCCTTCAAGGAGTACAAGTTCGACGAGGAAAATCCGATGGCGGACGTGGAGAATGCGTTCGAGAAGGGGAAAGCCTTCCTGGCGCAGGGTGACATCCCGAGCGCCGTCCTGTGCTTCGAGTCGGCCGTCAAGCAGGATCCCGAGAATCCGGAAATCTGGGAACAGCTCGGCTTTGCGCAGGCGGAAAACGAAAAGGACCCGAACGCGATTGCCGCGTTCAACAAGGCGCTTTCCTTCAATcccaacaacatgcccgtgcTGATGGCGCTGGCCATTTCGTACACGAACGAGGTGCTCCAAAACCAAGCGCTCCGGATGCTGATACGCTGGATGAAGTGCAATCCGAAGTACGAGCAGCTGGTGCCGCCGGAAATGCTGCAGGCGCAGGAGTCACCCGTGGCCAGCTCGTTCATGGGCGGGCCGAAGCTGCAGGACGTGCAGGAGCTGTTCATCAAGGCGGTGCAGCAGTCGCCAACGGAGATCGACGCGGACATACAGGAAGCGCTGGGCGTGCTGTTCAATCTGTCCTCCGAGTACGACAAGGCGGTCGACTGCTTCCAGGCCGTGCTGCAGGTACGGCCGGACAGCTCGAAAGCCTGGAACCGGCTCGGTGCTAGCTTAGCCAACGGTAATCGTTCGCTGGAAGCGGTCACCGCTTACCAGCGGGCGCTCGACATCCAGCCCGGGTTTATCCGCGCACGGTTCAACGTAGGCATTATTTGCGTCAATCTGAAGGCGTACAAGGAAGCGGCCGAGCATCTGCTGACGGCCCTGAACCTCCAGGCTACCTCGGCGACCCGGTCCGGGTTGAAGGTTAACTCAATGTCGCAGCAGATGTCGAGCGCGATCTGGACGCTGCTGCGCATGGTGCTGTCGCTGATGAGCCGGCAGGACCTGCATACTGCCATCGACAACCGCGACCTGGAGGTGCTGAACCGCGAGTTTCCAATGAGCAACGACTAA
- the LOC121591927 gene encoding protein ABHD1, with the protein MLSFLYTYLTNLPRWHLVAIVLVGYLIYYLMEVVKRPILAVSNGPFKKYLRKHIPTLENKFWPTFWCVESRAQTVFASIIRSNIMPLVEYRREVFTLKDGGEVALDWLETGCDPESPVIIILPGLTGESQAEYIKCLVTAANRIGIRTVVFTNRGLGGVALKTPRLYCASNCEDLSEVVKHVKQSNPHVRIGATGISMGGLILGNYLARHSDEAKSILTAAKIISVPWDVHKGCASIEQPILNNLLGRHLASSLCRTVSKYDILRGEEFEWDMNQVLQSKTIKQFDSAFTSKHFGYKDVDSYYTDATLHNKLHQIKVPLLCLSAADDPFQPLDAIPIKAAAGSSHVAILITARGGHIGFLEGWWPANKDQYMGRLFSQYFSAALFDPDNEFYRTAQLMMEHNLTASTSVPGSPTNKSALGAASAIRKKSIPF; encoded by the exons ATGTTGTCCTTCCTGTACACTTACCTAACCAATCTGCCCCGATGGCATCTGGTGGCGATAGTCCTAGTAGGCTATCTCATCTACTACTTGATGGAAGTGGTCAAG CGCCCAATTCTTGCCGTCTCGAACGGACCGTTCAAGAAGTACCTGCGCAAACACATCCCCACGCTGGAGAACAAATTCTGGCCCACGTTCTGGTGCGTGGAAAGCCGCGCACAGACCGTGTTCGCTAGCATCATCCGCTCGAACATCATGCCGCTGGTCGAGTATAGGCGGGAAGTGTTCACCCTGAAGGATGGTGGCGAGGTAGCGCTCGACTGGCTAGAGACGGGTTGCGATCCCGAATCGCCggtcatcatcatcctgcCGGGGTTGACCGGAGAATCGCAGGCCGAGTACATCAAGTGCCTGGTAACGGCTGCCAACCGCATCGGCATCCGGACGGTCGTGTTCACCAACCGGGGGCTGGGCGGTGTCGCACTCAAGACGCCGCGCCTCTACTGTGCCTCCAACTGCGAGGATCTGTCCGAGGTGGTGAAGCACGTGAAGCAGTCGAACCCGCACGTCCGCATCGGTGCGACCGGCATCTCGATGGGTGGCCTAATACTCGGCAACTATCTGGCGCGCCACAGCGACGAGGCAAAATCGATCCTGACCGCGGCCAAAATTATCTCCGTACCGTGGGACGTACACAAAG GTTGTGCCAGCATTGAGCAACCGATACTGAACAATCTTCTTGGCCGGCATCTTGCCTCGAGCCTGTGCCGAACAGTGAGCAAGTACGACATACTGCGTGGCGAAGAGTTCGAATGGGACATGAACCAAGTGCTTCAG AGCAAAACGATCAAACAGTTCGACTCGGCGTTCACCTCGAAACACTTCGGCTACAAGGATGTGGACAGCTACTACACGGACGCCACGCTTCACAACAAACTACACCAGATCAAAGTGCCTTTGCTGTGTCTGAGTGCGGCGGACGATCCGTTCCAGCCGCTCGATGCGATCCCGATCAAGGCGGCAGCCGGCTCGTCCCACGTCGCCATCCTGATTACGGCGCGCGGCGGCCACATCGGCTTCCTGGAGGGATGGTGGCCCGCCAACAAGGACCAGTACATGGGGCGGCTCTTCAGCCAGTACTTCTCGGCCGCCCTGTTCGATCCGGACAATGAGTTTTACCGCACGGCACAGCTGATGATGGAGCACAACCTGACCGCGTCCACGTCCGTACCGGGCTCGCCGACGAACAAATCGGCCCTCGGTGCCGCCAGCGCGATAAGGAAAAAGTCCATCCCCTTTTAA